In the genome of Populus nigra chromosome 9, ddPopNigr1.1, whole genome shotgun sequence, one region contains:
- the LOC133703461 gene encoding uncharacterized protein LOC133703461, whose product MKITGKPLSTAKLDLLDLKPRRKTRNPSLIRLRRPPETPLLRWKIQEDKHKDNNDRNRNVGVEEEDSGRHRSFRLRGHVSARKLAAGLWRLQLPHTVREERWRDQLGFQHGMGHLGIAVVPHHNDKVYVPDANNLLENSAGARNRFLCKPGPTFQFSNSAMEGATKWNPVCLERSDELQQSHSQLKCLDQQVSAVSVVSALEAELEQARARIQELEIERQSSKKKVEHFLKKVSEERATWRSREHEKIRASFSDIKADLSRERKNRRSLEIVNSKLVNDLANAKVSAKRYMQDYEKERKARELIEEVCDELAKEIGEDKAEVEALKRESLKLREEVDEERRMLQMAEVWREERVQMKLVDAKVALEEKYSYMNNLVADLEVFLRSRSATQGLKEMKEAESVIQAAASVHIQDIKEFTYEPPNQDDIFSIFEDVNFGETNDRESEPCIVYSPANHGAKIYTVSPEVDVINKDGNHGHSEAFVHQNGDIEEDESGWETVSHLEDQGSSYSLDGSIPSVNNNCRESNVSGSATEWEENACDETPITDISELCSMPRRQLKASSITRFWRSCPNNGDSYKIISVDGLNSRLSNGRKSNAGIMSPDKVSGESGISPPDLVGQWSSPDSVNPHMTRGMKGCIDWPRGQKNSLKAKLLEARMESQRVQLRHVLKQKI is encoded by the exons ATGAAAATCACCGGAAAACCACTCTCGACGGCCAAGCTGGACTTATTAGATCTTAAGCCTCGAAGGAAAACCCGAAATCCGAGCCTGATCCGATTGAGGAGACCACCCGAGACGCCTTTGTTGAGATGGAAGATCCAAGAAGATAAACATAAGGATAATAATGATAGGAATAGGAATGTAGGCGTTGAGGAGGAGGATAGTGGTCGCCATCGCAGTTTCCGTCTGAGAGGTCACGTCTCGGCGAGGAAGCTTGCCGCTGGGTTGTGGCGGCTTCAGCTGCCCCATACCGTCCGTGAAGAGAGGTGGAGGGATCAGTTAGGGTTTCAG CATGGCATGGGCCATCTCGGCATCGCAGTTGTACCTCATCACAACGACAAAGTGTATGTCCCTGATGCAAACAATCTTCTGGAAAACTCTGCTGGTGCGAGGAACAGATTCTTGTGCAAG CCTGGGCCCACGTTTCAGTTTTCCAACTCTGCTATGGAGGGCGCAACTAAGTGGAACCCTGTATGCTTGGAAAGATCAGATGAGCTACAGCAGTCCCATAGCCAGTTGAAGTGTCTTGATCAACAGGTGAGTGCTGTCTCTGTGGTTTCTGCACTTGAAGCTGAACTAGAGCAGGCTCGAGCACGCATTCAGGAGCTTGAGATTGAGCGTCAATCTTCAAAAAAGAAAGTGGAGCACTTCTTGAAGAAAGTAAGCGAGGAAAGGGCTACATGGAGGAGCAGAGAGCATGAGAAAATCCGTGCATCATTTAGTGACATTAAAGCTGACTTGAGCCGTGAAAGGAAAAATCGTCGAAGTTTGGAAATTGTAAATTCCAAGCTGGTTAATGATCTGGCTAATGCAAAAGTATCAGCAAAGAGATATATGCAGGACtatgaaaaggaaaggaaggcGAGAGAATTGATCGAGGAAGTATGTGACGAGCTTGCTAAGGAAATTGGTGAAGACAAGGCTGAAGTTGAAGCATTAAAGAGGGAGTCCTTGAAACTCAGAGAGGAAGTTGATGAGGAAAGGAGGATGTTGCAGATGGCTGAGGTTTGGCGTGAAGAACGTGTCCAAATGAAGCTAGTTGATGCCAAGGTGGCCCTTGAAGAGAAGTATTCCTACATGAACAATCTTGTAGCTGATTTAGAAGTTTTTCTAAGGTCAAGAAGCGCAACCCAAGGtttaaaggaaatgaaagaagCTGAATCTGTCATACAAGCTGCCGCCTCGGTGCATATTCAGGATATAAAGGAATTCACGTATGAGCCCCCAAACcaagatgatatcttttctatttttgagGATGTCAACTTTGGTGAAACGAATGATAGAGAAAGTGAACCATGCATTGTTTACAGCCCTGCTAACCACGGAGCAAAAATTTACACTGTGAGCCCTGAAGTTGACGTGATTAACAAGGACGGCAACCATGGACATTCTGAAGCCTTTGTTCATCAGAATGGTGATATAGAAGAAGATGAGAGTGGGTGGGAAACCGTGAGTCATCTTGAAGATCAGGGCTCAAGTTATTCGCTAGATGGCAGCATCCCATCTGTCAACAATAATTGCCGGGAAAGTAACGTCTCAGGTAGTGCAACTGAATGGGAAGAAAATGCATGTGATGAAACCCCGATCACTGATATCAGTGAATTGTGCTCCATGCCAAGAAGACAGTTGAAGGCGTCTTCTATCACTAGGTTTTGGAGATCTTGTCCAAACAATGGGGACAGCTACAAAATAATCTCAGTGGATGGGTTGAATAGTAGGCTTTCAAATGGAAGAAAATCTAATGCTGGAATAATGTCTCCAGATAAGGTGTCTGGTGAAAGTGGAATCAGCCCCCCAGATTTGGTGGGGCAGTGGAGTTCGCCTGACTCTGTGAATCCTCACATGACTCGAGGAATGAAGGGCTGCATTGATTGGCCGCGAGGACAAAAGAACAGCTTGAAGGCAAAGCTCTTAGAGGCAAGGATGGAGAGTCAGAGAGTCCAGCTGCGCCATGTTCTTAAACAGAAGATTTAG